DNA sequence from the Candidatus Omnitrophota bacterium genome:
AAAGCCGGACACAGGGTTGAAAGATTGAAGGCTCTCGGAAATGCAATCGTGCCGCAGGTGGCAATAGAAATTATGCGAGGAATTAAAGCGGCAGACCAAGGGAGGTTATTTTGACAGAATCAGATAAACTAATTCACGGCGGAGGGTTTAGGATACGCTCCTGTCGCCAGCTATGCCGGGCGAGCCTTCAATGCCTTACCCCGAAACGCCGGTGTAGCGTCCGCGGGAAGTGTATGTCGGTGAGGCTGAAGATATTTAAGCTGAGGAAGAAGGAGAACAAATGAGATTTAACAGACACAAATTCAACGCCATAAGAACGGAGCGCGACGGCATAAAATTTGGAAGTAAAAAAGAAGCCAAGTATTATTCAGATTTGAAATTAAGAAAGTCGTCGGGAGAAGTTATATTTTTTCTGCGACAAGTCCCGATAGACCTTCCGGGGAATGTCAAATATCGAGTTGACTTCGTTGAGTTTCACGCAGACGGCACGGTGCATTTTATAGAAGTCAAGGGATTGGATGTGCCTATGGGAAAACTTAAGCGCAAACAGACGGAAGCATTATACCCGATAACGATTGAGGTTGTATGAAAGTACTTGACAGGATTATGCTGAACTGTTATAAGGGATTATGGCTATTGATAAAAGAAAGAAACCCGTCAAATCGGCGCGCGAACTTGAAAATAGGTTCATCGCCTACTTCGAGGAATGCACCACCAATAAAAAACACGCCCTGATATCAGGACTGGCCCTCGCGGCCGGCGTCAGCTCTACCACCATACGATCATGGCGCGACAAAAATACAAATAAGTATCACGAAATTATAACATGGGCTTACGCCTTCGTGGAAAATGGATATGAGAAGCATATGTCTGAAGACCCCGGGCGGGCCGGCGGAGACATCTTTGCTCTCAAAAACATGGGCTGGAAAGACAAGAAAGAATTCGAAGGCAACTTCACATTCGCGGACATGGTCAAGGCCGCAACAAAGAAAAAAGAGTGAATGGAAATAAATGATTCATCCTGGATTATAAACAAGTATAAAAAAGACCCCATAAGATTTTTAATCGACGTCCTTGACGTTGAGGAAGAATACGTCTGGGACAAAATGCGAGAAACCGCCAGATCCGTCTTAAACAACAAATACACGGCAGTAAAGGCCGGCCATTCCGTCAGTAAAACTTATCTCGCCTCACGCCTCGCCTTATGGTTCTTATATTGTTTCGGCCCCAAGGCCACCGTTATAACCACTGCGCCCAGTCAACCGCAGGTAGAGGAAGTGCTATGGCGCGAAATCCGCGACGCCCACACAAACGCCAAAATACCGCTCGGCGGCCACATGACGAAAACAAAGCTCGAGCTCGCGGAAAAATGGTTCGCCTATGGCTTTGCGACAAAGAGCGATACGGTGACGCAGCAGGCCACGCGCTTCCAGGGCTTCCATAACGAAAATATACTCATCATCTTTGACGAAGCCGCCGGAATACTATCCCCCATATGGGGAGCCTCAAACGGCCTTATGACAGCCGGAAACTGCCATTTCCTCGCGGTAGGCAACCCAACATCATGCGACGGAGAATTCGTGGAGTGCTTCAAAGACGCCAAATTTAACAAAATAACGATATCCGTCATGGACACCCCGAACTTTAAGGCCGGAAAAGAAATAATCCCCG
Encoded proteins:
- a CDS encoding DUF1064 domain-containing protein, with the protein product MRFNRHKFNAIRTERDGIKFGSKKEAKYYSDLKLRKSSGEVIFFLRQVPIDLPGNVKYRVDFVEFHADGTVHFIEVKGLDVPMGKLKRKQTEALYPITIEVV